One window of the Rosa rugosa chromosome 3, drRosRugo1.1, whole genome shotgun sequence genome contains the following:
- the LOC133740276 gene encoding uncharacterized protein LOC133740276 — MGRRRNASVNVLFQWVRRQSMKVKIFLGAFLALCGLVALKFWVKNHDHFFIASEAIHFLGIIVLIYKLTTQKTCSGLSLKTQELTAAFVAVRLVCSTIMEADVHTVLDFATLISTAWLIYMIRFKLKSTYIKELDNFRLYFVVVPAAILALLFHPYMLSGRITRVLWAFGGYIEAVSVLPQLRLMQNAKMIEPFTSHYVFALGISRFFACAHWIIMIYETKGKYLFLVGSGYSWILAALICEIVQTFILADFCYYYIKSYVQGQLVMRMPV, encoded by the exons ATGGGGAGGAGGAGGAACGCTTCAGTGAATGTTCTGTTTCAATGGGTGAGGAGGCAGTCAATGAAAGTCAAGATCTTTCTTGGAGCCTTTCTTGCGCTGTgtggtttggtggcactgaagttTTGGGTCAAGAATCATGACCATTTTTTCATTGCCTCTGAAGCCATTCATTTTCTGGGGATCATCGTCCTCATATACAAGCTCACAACCCAAAAGACCTGCTCTG GTCTTTCCCTAAAGACTCAAGAACTCACAGCTGCCTTTGTAGCAGTAAGATTGGTTTGCAGTACCATCATGGAGGCTGATGTGCACACTGTGCTAGATTTTGCTACTCTCATTTCAACAGCTTGGCTCATTTATATGATACGGTTCAAACTGAAGTCAACCTACATAAAGGAACTCGACAACTTTCGCTTATATTTTGTG GTGGTGCCTGCTGCTATCCTTGCCCTGCTTTTCCACCCATACATGCTGAGTGGTCGTATTACTCGAGTTCTTTGGGCATTTGGTGGGTACATAGAAGCTGTTTCAGTACTGCCACAGCTTCGTTTGATGCAGAATGCAAAG ATGATTGAACCATTTACCTCCCATTATGTATTTGCATTGGGTATTTCAAGATTCTTTGCTTGTGCTCATTGGATCATTATG ATCTACGAAACTAAAGGCAAATATCTATTCTTGGTTGGGAGTGGTTATTCCTGGATTTTGGCTGCCTTGATCTGTGAAATTGTTCAGACATTCATCTTAGCAGACTTTTGTTACTATTACATAAAGAG TTATGTACAAGGTCAGCTCGTAATGAGGATGCCTGTCTAG
- the LOC133738422 gene encoding uncharacterized protein LOC133738422 — MVGVSERGMKQEEIELDLGLSIGGASFRKPELNGGDEIQTAAVVRSSSTATPAAFSEPESAVVDPQAKREIQAQRRQEAKRKREEKKTRAQIGEQKQSPARKKEKSMDATNVVPSQGDNGVKVMNVNLNLSNGEAEHQVGPVQYPYAPVQFVPYSNGFAYPCVVPCWVPNGGGGFKQFQANHDLGNNGCNPEQNGKTASLNNGSPICSSSTVSEHYSAVSHEGGSSDARSHSSRLNGSIGKKNKAQSNHTVTSHSIEPNSRGNENLVVQVQPKEEPAPEITEPVPFSKQRPPTPPKETKTERPKPQTKNTQKSPSMPQMPYVSTTGNGPNGKTVHGFLCRYSQSEISIVCVCHGSTFSPAEFVQHAGGTDVSRPLRHITVIPSAFG; from the exons ATGGTTGGGGTTTCCGAGCGAGGGATGAAACAGGAGGAGATTGAGCTGGATTTAGGCTTGTCAATCGGAGGCGCGAGTTTCAGAAAACCGGAACTCAACGGAGGAGACGAAATCCAGACGGCGGCGGTTGTAAGATCCAGCAGCACGGCAACGCCGGCGGCCTTTTCCGAGCCGGAGAGCGCGGTTGTGGATCCGCAGGCGAAAAGGGAGATTCAGGCGCAGCGGAGGCAGGAGGCGAAGAGGAAGCGAGAAGAGAAGAAAACGCGAGCCCAAATCGGAGAACAGAAACAATCGCCGgcgagaaagaaagagaagagtaTGGACGCAACGAATGTTGTGCCATCTCAAGGCGATAACGGCGTTAAAGTTATGAatgtgaatttgaatttgagtaACGGCGAGGCAGAGCACCAGGTTGGACCGGTGCAGTACCCGTACGCGCCTGTCCAGTTCGTTCCGTACTCGAACGGGTTCGCTTATCCTTGTGTGGTGCCGTGTTGGGTGCCCAACGGTGGCGGGGGTTTCAAGCAGTTTCAGGCAAATCATGATTTGGGGAATAATGGGTGCAACCCGGAGCAGAATGGCAAAACGGCGTCGTTGAATAATGGGTCCCCAATTTGTAGCTCCTCTACTGTTTCAGAACATTACAGCGCAGTTTCTCAtgaag GTGGGAGCAGTGATGCTAGAAGCCATTCAAGCCGTTTGAATGGTTCGATTGGGAAGAAGAACAAAGCCCAGTCTAACCACACAGTTACCTCCCACTCGATCGAACCTAATTCCCGAGGTAATGAAAATTTGGTGGTTCAAGTTCAACCCAAAGAAGAACCCGCACCGGAAATTACAGAACCGGTTCCGTTTTCAAAACAACGTCCTCCTACGCCACCCAAAGAAACCAAGACGGAGCGTCCAAAACCTCAAACCAAAAACACCCAGAAGAGCCCTTCCATGCCACAAATGCCGTACGTATCCACCACCGGAAATGGACCCAATGGGAAAACGGTTCATGGATTCTTGTGCAGATACTCCCAGTCGGAGATCAGCATCGTGTGTGTCTGCCATGGAAGCACATTCTCGCCGGCTGAGTTTGTGCAGCATGCCGGAGGCACCGATGTTTCACGGCCTCTGAGACACATAACAGTAATCCCATCTGCTTTTGGATGA